In Helianthus annuus cultivar XRQ/B chromosome 9, HanXRQr2.0-SUNRISE, whole genome shotgun sequence, the following are encoded in one genomic region:
- the LOC110880197 gene encoding transcription factor MYBS3 isoform X1 yields MTRRCSHCSNNGHNSRTCPTRTTPGIKLFGVRLTDGSIMKKSASMGNLSALYHPSSPAAALSPNPTSPDPIDGYLSDDPAHAKRRQDRKKGTPWTEEEHRLFLLGLQKLGKGDWRGIARNYVLSRTPTQVASHAQKYFIRQCNASRRKRRSSLFDMAPDMAAETPEDQFMLPPAAGMGGTDHSDNCSLKLSLKPDSDQCMESSTGEKLKENVKEESSKQPVNELPPVIPAFYPAYIPVPFPVWPSTMAQFESPTNYNSTEPDASHHRVVKPIPVLSKEPMNLDELVGMSKQLSLKDPEQQHNIEPSPLSLKLLAEPSRQSAFHASTPVMGGGSCGVNKGGDGGPV; encoded by the exons ATGACTCGGCGATGCTCCCATTGCAGCAACAATGGCCACAACTCTCGCACCTGCCCCACTCGCACCACCCCTGGCATCAAACTCTTCGGTGTCAGACTCACCGATGGCTCCATCATGAAGAAGAGTGCCAGTATGGGCAACCTATCCGCTCTTTATCACCCATCTTCCCCTGCTGCCGCCCTTtcacccaaccccacctcccctGACCCCATCGACGGTTACCTTTCCGATGATCCTGCTCACGCTAAACGTCGCCAAGATCGCAAAAAAG GTACACCCTGGACAGAGGAGGAGCATCGGTTGTTCCTACTTGGTCTCCAAAAATTAGGCAAAGGAGACTGGCGTGGCATAGCGCGTAATTACGTCTTATCCAGAACTCCTACTCAGGTCGCCAGTCATGCCCAGAAATACTTCATTAGACAATGTAACGCCTCTCGAAGAAAAAGGCGTTCTAGCCTCTTTGACATGGCTCCAGATATG GCTGCAGAAACACCGGAAGATCAGTTCATGCTGCCACCAGCAGCCGGTATGGGCGGTACGGATCATTCTGACAACTGTTCGCTTAAACTCTCGTTAAAACCCGATTCCGATCAATGCATGGAATCCTCTACAGGTGAAAAACTAAAAGAAAACGTCAAAGAAGAATCGTCAAAACAACCCGTGAACGAGCTTCCACCTGTAATACCGGCTTTTTATCCCGCTTACATACCCGTCCCATTCCCGGTGTGGCCATCAACCATGGCCCAGTTCGAATCACCAACTAATTACAACAGTACCGAACCGGATGCATCGCACCATCGGGTCGTGAAACCAATCCCAGTTCTCTCGAAAGAACCCATGAATTTAGATGAACTAGTCGGGATGTCGAAACAGCTTAGCTTGAAAGATCCTGAGCAGCAACACAACATCGAGCCGTCACCATTGTCGTTGAAGTTACTGGCAGAACCCTCAAGGCAGTCGGCGTTTCATGCTAGTACTCCGGTCATGGGTGGCGGTAGCTGCGGTGTAAACAAGGGTGGCGACGGTGGTCCGGTGTAA
- the LOC110880197 gene encoding transcription factor MYBS3 isoform X2 — MTRRCSHCSNNGHNSRTCPTRTTPGIKLFGVRLTDGSIMKKSASMGNLSALYHPSSPAAALSPNPTSPDPIDGYLSDDPAHAKRRQDRKKGTPWTEEEHRLFLLGLQKLGKGDWRGIARNYVLSRTPTQVASHAQKYFIRQCNASRRKRRSSLFDMAPDMAAETPEDQFMLPPAAGMGGEKLKENVKEESSKQPVNELPPVIPAFYPAYIPVPFPVWPSTMAQFESPTNYNSTEPDASHHRVVKPIPVLSKEPMNLDELVGMSKQLSLKDPEQQHNIEPSPLSLKLLAEPSRQSAFHASTPVMGGGSCGVNKGGDGGPV, encoded by the exons ATGACTCGGCGATGCTCCCATTGCAGCAACAATGGCCACAACTCTCGCACCTGCCCCACTCGCACCACCCCTGGCATCAAACTCTTCGGTGTCAGACTCACCGATGGCTCCATCATGAAGAAGAGTGCCAGTATGGGCAACCTATCCGCTCTTTATCACCCATCTTCCCCTGCTGCCGCCCTTtcacccaaccccacctcccctGACCCCATCGACGGTTACCTTTCCGATGATCCTGCTCACGCTAAACGTCGCCAAGATCGCAAAAAAG GTACACCCTGGACAGAGGAGGAGCATCGGTTGTTCCTACTTGGTCTCCAAAAATTAGGCAAAGGAGACTGGCGTGGCATAGCGCGTAATTACGTCTTATCCAGAACTCCTACTCAGGTCGCCAGTCATGCCCAGAAATACTTCATTAGACAATGTAACGCCTCTCGAAGAAAAAGGCGTTCTAGCCTCTTTGACATGGCTCCAGATATG GCTGCAGAAACACCGGAAGATCAGTTCATGCTGCCACCAGCAGCCGGTATGGGCG GTGAAAAACTAAAAGAAAACGTCAAAGAAGAATCGTCAAAACAACCCGTGAACGAGCTTCCACCTGTAATACCGGCTTTTTATCCCGCTTACATACCCGTCCCATTCCCGGTGTGGCCATCAACCATGGCCCAGTTCGAATCACCAACTAATTACAACAGTACCGAACCGGATGCATCGCACCATCGGGTCGTGAAACCAATCCCAGTTCTCTCGAAAGAACCCATGAATTTAGATGAACTAGTCGGGATGTCGAAACAGCTTAGCTTGAAAGATCCTGAGCAGCAACACAACATCGAGCCGTCACCATTGTCGTTGAAGTTACTGGCAGAACCCTCAAGGCAGTCGGCGTTTCATGCTAGTACTCCGGTCATGGGTGGCGGTAGCTGCGGTGTAAACAAGGGTGGCGACGGTGGTCCGGTGTAA